Proteins encoded within one genomic window of Granulicella pectinivorans:
- a CDS encoding glycosyltransferase family 87 protein has translation MVVSSTQKHQLASWKRYLGISIALFGWLLHAALAIHPRQEPYAGIDFRAIYGSGRCIVAGCDPFSASETMAEFLKQGGTLQEAIPSSEGPFAPNIAGYPPTFLVYLTPISVLRWPLALYAWLAFSILIYGCAVVLIADLCADYSPLSANLCIAFFLAPNGPIALMVANPSVPAIGLCCVGLWCILKRRYELAGVLLFSLSLVIKPHIGYALVLYLLLIKAYRTRALQIIGTTIGMCIPPLLWVSTQPNMKNWYREYAMNLNAISMPGRLSNPGPTNHDATNIADLQAVISVFRDDRAFYNHVAWAISLVLLVVWVTLVRRLQDGRAKDLICIASVCAFSLLPFYHRSGDTLLLLLTFPALAFLISQSKIGRTSILMTLSISLAVTYTHLLGHRYLIHIPKFLFGSIWNGHLYTVLIERQVSLACLLACLFYLGMMYKLLHGDFTSPQQQRATDNGAPQHILEHDWI, from the coding sequence ATGGTTGTGAGTTCTACGCAGAAGCACCAACTTGCTTCCTGGAAGCGATATCTGGGCATATCCATCGCCCTGTTCGGCTGGCTGTTGCACGCCGCGCTCGCTATTCATCCCCGCCAGGAACCCTATGCCGGCATCGATTTCAGAGCGATCTACGGGAGTGGGCGGTGTATCGTCGCGGGGTGCGATCCTTTTAGCGCATCTGAAACCATGGCAGAGTTTCTCAAGCAGGGGGGAACATTGCAAGAAGCTATCCCCTCGTCCGAGGGGCCTTTTGCACCCAATATCGCCGGCTATCCTCCAACGTTCCTGGTCTACCTCACACCCATCTCAGTCCTGCGGTGGCCTCTGGCTTTGTACGCCTGGCTCGCTTTTTCCATCCTGATCTACGGATGTGCGGTCGTGCTGATCGCAGATCTGTGCGCCGACTATTCTCCACTCTCAGCAAATCTGTGTATCGCTTTTTTTCTCGCGCCAAACGGCCCAATCGCACTCATGGTGGCGAACCCGTCGGTGCCGGCAATTGGACTCTGTTGTGTCGGCTTGTGGTGCATCCTGAAGCGGCGCTACGAGCTGGCCGGCGTTTTGCTCTTTTCCCTGTCCTTAGTGATCAAACCTCACATCGGATACGCTCTGGTGCTCTATCTTTTGCTGATCAAGGCCTACCGTACACGCGCACTCCAGATCATCGGCACGACCATAGGGATGTGCATACCGCCTCTGCTCTGGGTATCGACACAACCGAATATGAAGAACTGGTACCGCGAATATGCCATGAATCTAAATGCGATCTCGATGCCCGGCCGGTTGAGCAATCCAGGACCTACCAACCACGACGCAACGAACATCGCGGATCTGCAGGCTGTGATCAGCGTCTTCAGGGATGACCGCGCCTTCTACAACCATGTCGCCTGGGCGATCTCTCTCGTTCTGCTCGTGGTATGGGTTACTCTCGTGCGGCGCCTCCAGGATGGACGCGCAAAAGATCTCATATGCATCGCGTCCGTCTGTGCGTTCAGCCTGCTCCCGTTCTACCATCGCTCCGGCGACACGCTTTTGCTGCTTCTGACGTTCCCCGCGCTTGCCTTCCTGATATCGCAATCCAAAATCGGGAGGACAAGCATCCTCATGACGCTGTCCATCAGCCTCGCAGTGACCTACACCCACCTGTTAGGGCATCGATATCTCATCCATATTCCAAAATTCTTGTTTGGTTCCATCTGGAACGGACACCTCTATACAGTGCTCATTGAGCGCCAGGTTTCGCTGGCCTGCCTGCTTGCATGCTTGTTCTACCTCGGAATGATGTACAAGTTGCTGCACGGGGACTTTACATCCCCACAGCAACAAAGAGCGACGGACAACGGAGCACCACAACACATCCTCGAACACGACTGGATCTGA
- a CDS encoding DNA polymerase Y family protein, whose translation MGGKTMMEWYVCVHVPEFAAQALLRLRAEVGKGPAVVLEGDAPLEQVCSGNAAALRLGVAHGMTRAELDSFTGLSILKRSLAEEGNARLALLGAAGMFTPRIEVMEGTDAAWVMVLDMTGSTRLFGSPEQLSMRIQQMMRTLRFSVRIAASGNLRTAVCLAASAVRRPVVVTRGAEAQCLAPLPLAVLGLTPQQTEAFALWGLHTLGELAALPEVDLIVRMGQQGKRLRLLARGEHPHLMVPDEPVFLLQELLAFDAAVEMLDSLLFVLGPMLGQLILRAQNHSLALASVTVKLGLDGGGEHTRTIKPAVPLVDRAMILRLLHLDLQAHPPSAGAVSLSVSAEPGERSKVQMGLFSPQLPEPTRLDVTLARIAALVGEEHVGRACLRDTHQPGSFRMERFLVPSSSSRKEVLAGASVALRRYRPPVAIHVRMDQRRLSGFSLHGTLYAIEKAYGPWRKSGDWWSEQVWSSEEWDVEAKAQDSTLLCLISHDLLQERWHLEALYD comes from the coding sequence GTGGGCGGCAAAACGATGATGGAGTGGTACGTCTGCGTGCATGTGCCGGAGTTTGCGGCACAGGCTCTTTTGCGTCTGCGGGCGGAGGTGGGAAAAGGGCCTGCCGTGGTGCTGGAGGGGGATGCTCCGCTGGAGCAGGTGTGCAGCGGCAATGCGGCCGCGCTGCGCCTGGGAGTGGCGCATGGCATGACGCGTGCGGAGTTGGATAGTTTTACGGGGCTGTCGATTCTGAAGCGCTCCCTCGCGGAAGAGGGCAATGCTCGCCTGGCGCTGTTGGGTGCGGCGGGGATGTTTACGCCGCGCATCGAGGTGATGGAAGGCACGGATGCGGCCTGGGTGATGGTGCTGGATATGACGGGAAGTACACGCCTGTTCGGCAGTCCGGAGCAGCTTTCGATGCGCATTCAGCAGATGATGAGGACGTTGCGGTTTTCGGTGCGGATCGCGGCCAGCGGGAATCTGCGGACGGCGGTGTGTCTGGCTGCCTCGGCGGTGCGGCGGCCTGTGGTCGTTACGCGGGGCGCGGAGGCGCAGTGCCTGGCTCCGTTGCCGCTGGCTGTGCTTGGGTTGACTCCGCAGCAGACGGAGGCGTTTGCGTTATGGGGGCTGCATACGCTTGGTGAGCTGGCTGCGCTGCCGGAGGTCGACCTGATTGTACGGATGGGACAGCAGGGAAAGCGTCTGCGTCTGCTGGCCAGGGGGGAGCATCCGCATCTGATGGTTCCCGATGAGCCGGTGTTTTTGCTGCAGGAGTTGCTGGCGTTCGATGCTGCGGTGGAGATGCTGGACTCGCTGCTGTTTGTGCTGGGGCCGATGCTGGGACAGTTGATCCTGCGGGCGCAGAACCATTCGCTGGCGCTGGCGAGTGTGACCGTGAAGCTTGGGCTGGATGGCGGAGGGGAGCATACGAGAACGATCAAGCCGGCAGTGCCTCTGGTGGATCGTGCGATGATCCTGCGGCTTCTGCATCTCGATCTGCAGGCGCATCCTCCGTCTGCGGGTGCGGTGAGCCTGTCGGTGTCGGCTGAGCCGGGGGAACGGAGCAAGGTGCAGATGGGGTTGTTCTCTCCGCAACTGCCGGAGCCGACGCGTCTGGATGTGACGCTGGCTCGGATTGCCGCGCTGGTGGGGGAAGAGCATGTGGGGCGGGCGTGCCTTAGGGATACGCATCAGCCGGGAAGTTTTCGGATGGAGCGGTTTCTTGTGCCATCGTCGAGCAGTCGGAAGGAGGTGCTGGCGGGGGCTTCGGTTGCGTTGCGGCGGTATCGACCGCCTGTTGCGATTCATGTGCGGATGGATCAACGGAGGCTGAGCGGGTTCTCTCTGCATGGGACGCTGTATGCGATCGAGAAGGCGTATGGTCCATGGCGGAAGAGCGGGGATTGGTGGTCGGAACAGGTGTGGTCGAGCGAAGAGTGGGATGTTGAGGCAAAGGCGCAGGACAGTACGCTGCTTTGTTTGATCTCGCACGATCTGTTGCAGGAGCGATGGCACCTGGAAGCGCTGTATGACTGA
- a CDS encoding glycoside hydrolase family 13 protein, whose translation MRRLLSALLALSLLPSVLTAQTAVQLKSAATPSTDSTWWKHAVIYEIYPRSFQDTNGDGVGDLNGITQRLGYLEGLGVDAIWISPMYPSPQVDFGYDISDYENIDPQYGTLADFDHLLADAEKHHIKIILDMVLNHTSDHHKWFEEAASSRTNPKHDWYVWSDGKPGTGPLAHEGRVPPNNWVALFGGSAWEWSPKVHQFYYHKFYKQQPDLNWRNPAVEKAMFGTMRFWLDRGVAGFRLDAVPTLFEDAQLRDEPIAAPGTNAQGDPNLNDVYTNMLPEVHGVLRRMRVMADKYPGHRVLIGETYLPNTAELLKWYGGPARNELHLPMDMLVGFHSEGGGPNSENVSLDLPHIRQTLNEMETTLGPSQPLLVFDNHDNPRSWDRFGDGVHNAQIARIIATILFTSRATAMMYYGEEIGMVTATPTRVEDVKDPIGITGWPREKGRDGERTPMQWSNADPEADFSTDPKTWLPVTPNYITVNVKTEAADADSLLNWHTRLIHLRRDLPALHDGGFVLLNPANPNVLSYGRTAPSGAPSAVVALNFSAQPQTITLDLAAAKIKASAVETILTSAPSLAGNTSLTITLPPFASWIGSVR comes from the coding sequence ATGCGTCGTCTCCTCTCCGCTCTGCTCGCCCTCTCTCTTCTCCCCAGCGTGCTGACAGCGCAGACCGCCGTCCAGCTCAAGTCCGCGGCGACCCCCAGCACCGACTCAACCTGGTGGAAGCACGCCGTCATCTACGAGATCTATCCGCGCTCCTTCCAGGACACCAACGGTGACGGCGTCGGCGATCTCAACGGCATCACCCAGCGCCTCGGCTATCTTGAAGGCCTCGGCGTCGACGCCATCTGGATCTCGCCCATGTACCCCTCGCCCCAGGTGGACTTCGGCTACGACATCTCCGACTACGAGAACATCGATCCCCAGTACGGCACCCTGGCCGACTTCGACCATCTCCTCGCCGACGCCGAAAAGCACCATATCAAGATCATCCTCGACATGGTCCTCAATCACACCAGCGACCATCACAAATGGTTCGAAGAAGCTGCCTCCTCCCGCACCAACCCGAAACACGACTGGTACGTTTGGAGCGACGGCAAACCGGGCACCGGCCCCCTCGCCCACGAAGGCCGCGTCCCCCCCAACAACTGGGTCGCCCTCTTCGGTGGTTCCGCATGGGAGTGGTCCCCGAAGGTCCACCAGTTCTACTACCACAAGTTCTACAAGCAACAGCCCGACCTCAACTGGCGCAACCCCGCCGTCGAAAAAGCCATGTTCGGCACCATGCGCTTCTGGCTCGACCGCGGGGTAGCCGGCTTCCGCCTCGACGCAGTGCCCACGCTCTTCGAAGACGCGCAACTCCGCGACGAGCCCATCGCAGCTCCCGGCACCAACGCACAGGGCGATCCCAATCTCAACGACGTCTACACCAACATGCTGCCCGAGGTACACGGCGTCCTGCGCCGCATGCGCGTCATGGCCGACAAGTATCCGGGTCACCGCGTTCTCATCGGCGAAACCTACCTCCCCAACACAGCAGAGCTCCTCAAATGGTACGGTGGCCCAGCCCGCAACGAACTCCATCTCCCCATGGACATGCTCGTCGGCTTCCACTCCGAAGGCGGTGGCCCCAACAGTGAGAACGTGTCTCTCGACCTTCCTCACATCCGCCAGACACTCAACGAGATGGAGACCACGCTAGGCCCATCCCAGCCCCTCCTGGTCTTCGATAACCACGACAACCCACGCTCATGGGACCGCTTTGGCGACGGCGTCCATAACGCCCAGATCGCCAGGATCATCGCAACCATCCTCTTCACCAGCCGCGCCACCGCCATGATGTACTACGGCGAAGAGATCGGCATGGTCACCGCCACACCCACCCGCGTCGAAGACGTAAAGGATCCCATCGGCATCACCGGATGGCCCCGCGAGAAGGGTCGCGACGGCGAGCGCACGCCCATGCAGTGGAGCAACGCAGACCCCGAAGCAGATTTCAGCACCGATCCAAAAACCTGGCTGCCGGTGACTCCCAACTACATCACCGTCAACGTGAAAACCGAAGCTGCCGATGCCGATTCGCTTCTCAACTGGCACACACGGCTCATCCACTTGCGTCGCGATCTACCGGCCCTGCACGACGGTGGCTTCGTGCTGCTCAACCCCGCCAACCCCAACGTTCTTTCCTACGGCCGAACCGCCCCCTCAGGAGCACCCTCAGCAGTGGTAGCTCTCAACTTCTCCGCCCAGCCGCAGACCATCACGCTGGATCTTGCCGCCGCGAAGATCAAAGCCTCCGCGGTAGAAACCATCCTCACCAGCGCCCCCTCGCTGGCCGGAAACACAAGCCTCACCATCACCCTCCCACCCTTCGCATCCTGGATTGGCTCCGTACGTTAG
- a CDS encoding carbohydrate porin: protein MQRESKAQEEAVARAQTAARYPGQALDMDAVVLGTVPPDPLFKADPLHPLMRPVDLMLDGLRKTHPFSFAASYTLLDQYATATPDGVRHNAGTGRFDLVGAWKVYDHETHAGTISMLVRSGTNLGVSEQFNLSNALGSGLVLNCLQGGGPQDTITLNVLYYRQDFYQRKIAFYIGKIHPNEFISLSLYNNDERSQFLNAENDGNLTIPSDGTYAGGAALEYQVTPHFYVHTVTIDTEGGEQRNLKTLADRKYMNAVELGWKEGTPTRQEHLFRMVVWRDDTASQGSGAGAGFGSDYELASGWVPFGRLGIATDKGNSIKRIFDAGLAHIRPFGRRGDMFGASINVTEPSHGAKHHETLFETFYRVRMTRSLELGPDLEVSVHPTNAPKAYTTALLGIRGKLIF, encoded by the coding sequence GTGCAGCGGGAGAGCAAGGCGCAGGAGGAGGCGGTTGCGCGGGCGCAGACCGCGGCCCGGTATCCGGGGCAGGCGCTCGATATGGATGCGGTGGTGCTTGGCACGGTTCCTCCGGATCCTCTATTTAAGGCCGACCCGCTGCATCCTCTGATGAGGCCGGTGGACTTGATGCTGGATGGACTGCGGAAGACGCATCCTTTCAGCTTTGCGGCGTCGTACACCCTGCTCGACCAGTATGCGACGGCGACGCCTGACGGAGTTCGGCACAATGCCGGGACGGGGCGATTCGATTTGGTGGGTGCCTGGAAAGTATACGACCATGAGACGCATGCGGGGACGATCAGCATGCTGGTGCGGTCGGGAACGAATCTCGGCGTGAGCGAGCAGTTCAACCTGAGCAATGCGCTGGGTTCGGGGCTGGTGTTGAACTGTCTGCAGGGCGGTGGACCGCAGGACACGATCACGCTGAACGTTTTGTACTACCGGCAAGACTTTTACCAGAGGAAGATCGCATTTTATATCGGGAAGATCCATCCCAATGAGTTCATCAGCCTGAGCCTGTACAACAATGATGAGCGCAGCCAGTTTCTGAATGCGGAGAACGATGGGAACCTGACGATTCCGTCGGATGGCACGTACGCTGGGGGAGCGGCGCTGGAGTACCAGGTGACGCCCCATTTTTATGTGCATACCGTGACGATCGACACGGAAGGCGGGGAGCAGCGCAACCTGAAGACGCTGGCGGACCGGAAGTATATGAACGCGGTGGAGTTGGGGTGGAAGGAAGGCACGCCGACTCGGCAGGAGCATCTGTTTCGCATGGTGGTGTGGCGGGACGATACGGCCAGTCAGGGAAGCGGAGCAGGAGCGGGCTTCGGTTCGGACTATGAGCTGGCGAGCGGATGGGTGCCGTTTGGGAGACTGGGCATCGCGACGGATAAAGGCAACTCGATCAAGCGCATCTTCGACGCGGGGCTGGCGCATATACGGCCGTTCGGGAGGCGTGGGGATATGTTTGGCGCGTCGATCAACGTGACGGAGCCGAGCCACGGCGCGAAGCACCACGAGACGCTGTTTGAGACGTTCTATCGTGTGAGAATGACGCGCAGTCTGGAACTGGGGCCGGATCTGGAGGTGTCGGTTCATCCGACGAACGCTCCGAAGGCGTATACGACGGCTCTTCTGGGGATTCGTGGAAAGCTGATTTTTTAG
- a CDS encoding DNA polymerase III subunit alpha, with the protein MTEYIELHASSAFSFLEGASQPEALIQAAVKMQMPAMALMDRNGFYGAPRFHTEAKDKGIRAHIGVEIAASGLGMRLQPPAWLPHQCKPEPVRLPLLCTSRVGYQNLCQMMTRFKMREATKSEGFATVQDLGEFAGGLICLTGGDEGPLASALARGGEEEGRKTVERLVSLFGHGNVYVELQRHGDRGQESRNQAALRIAESLRLPILATNGVRYATQYEREILDVLTSIRHGVSLDRAGRLLQANSQRQVRGAKAMGALFRDLPEAIENSVLLSQRLEFAMNDLGYEFPSYDVGENDSMDSFLGKRVMEGIVTRYLPKNDDDLMRRAKKQAEKELALIEKLGLAGYFLIVWDIVEYCKAHDILVQGRGSAANSVVCYALQITAIDPIGMDLLFERFLNENRKEWPDVDLDLPSGEKREQAIQYVYQRYGELGAAMTANVITYRGKSAAREVGKALGFDQDTLGRISGLVGNWEWRKKDETIGDNFRQAGFDVEHTRIAKYVELCERIQDLPRHLGQHSGGMVICQGQLNKVVPLERASMAGRTVLQWDKEDCNDLGLVKIDLLGLGMMAVMKDCLDLIPRHYGEAIDLAHLPQNDTEVYDTLCRADTVGMFQVESRAQMASIPRNAPRIFYDLVVQVAIIRPGPIVGKMMHPYMRRRQGKEAATCILPELEPVLRRTLGVPLFQEQLLRIAMVVGNFSGTEAEELRKAVGMRRSWKRMEELMVKLRAGMVVNQIAEETQEVIVQSIQSFALYGFPESHAASFALIAYASAYFKVKYLAAFTCAMLNNQPMGFYTPAVLVKDAQRHGLRVRPVDVQSSHTECTVEHEEDGSLSLRLGLLYARGLKRQTADMLVHIRRHTGAFKSVEDLALRVPTLNRSDLAQLARIGAMNALGEVAHRREAIWQVEQVSRPVGPLLRQHEAAPVSTRSPLRMMKTEERLMADYAGTGLTTGHHPMAYRRMELRRMGVLSAVELQREPDGRRVIAAGAIIARQRPGTALGFIFLSMEDETGIANIVIHPELYERDRVIVTRGKFLKVTGKLQNQDGVVHVKAERVERLEAVAIEVRSHDFH; encoded by the coding sequence ATGACTGAGTACATCGAGCTGCATGCCTCGAGCGCGTTCAGCTTTCTGGAAGGAGCATCCCAGCCGGAGGCTTTGATTCAGGCTGCGGTGAAGATGCAGATGCCGGCGATGGCGCTGATGGATCGCAATGGATTTTATGGTGCTCCACGCTTCCATACCGAGGCGAAGGATAAGGGTATTCGCGCGCATATTGGGGTGGAGATCGCGGCTTCCGGTCTGGGGATGCGCTTACAGCCGCCTGCGTGGTTGCCGCACCAGTGCAAGCCGGAGCCCGTGCGTCTTCCTCTGCTTTGTACGTCTCGCGTGGGGTATCAGAATCTTTGCCAGATGATGACCCGGTTCAAGATGCGTGAGGCCACGAAGAGCGAGGGCTTCGCGACGGTGCAGGATCTGGGTGAGTTTGCGGGAGGATTGATCTGCCTGACGGGCGGGGATGAAGGGCCGCTCGCTTCGGCTTTGGCGCGGGGCGGGGAAGAAGAGGGACGGAAGACGGTTGAGAGGCTTGTAAGTCTCTTTGGGCATGGGAACGTCTATGTCGAGCTGCAGCGGCATGGAGATCGCGGGCAGGAGTCTCGGAATCAGGCAGCGCTGCGGATTGCGGAGTCGCTGCGGTTGCCTATCCTGGCGACCAATGGGGTGCGCTATGCGACGCAGTATGAGCGCGAGATTCTGGATGTGCTGACCTCAATCCGGCATGGTGTTTCTCTGGACCGGGCGGGCCGTTTGCTCCAGGCGAATTCGCAGCGGCAGGTCCGTGGCGCGAAGGCGATGGGTGCGTTGTTTCGCGATCTGCCGGAGGCGATCGAGAATAGCGTATTGCTCTCGCAACGGCTGGAGTTCGCGATGAACGACCTGGGGTATGAGTTTCCAAGCTATGACGTGGGCGAGAACGATTCCATGGACAGCTTTCTGGGCAAGCGGGTGATGGAGGGAATCGTTACCCGTTATCTGCCCAAGAACGATGACGACCTGATGCGGAGGGCGAAGAAGCAGGCGGAGAAGGAGCTTGCCTTGATTGAGAAGCTTGGTCTGGCGGGCTACTTTCTGATCGTCTGGGACATCGTCGAATACTGCAAGGCGCATGACATTCTGGTGCAGGGACGAGGCAGTGCGGCCAACTCCGTGGTCTGCTATGCGCTGCAGATCACGGCGATCGATCCGATCGGGATGGACCTTCTGTTCGAGCGATTTCTGAATGAGAATCGCAAGGAGTGGCCGGATGTGGATCTCGATCTGCCTTCGGGAGAGAAGCGCGAACAGGCGATTCAATATGTGTATCAGCGGTATGGGGAGCTGGGGGCGGCGATGACCGCGAATGTGATTACGTATCGGGGGAAGTCTGCGGCGCGCGAGGTGGGGAAGGCGCTGGGGTTCGACCAGGATACGTTGGGACGGATCTCCGGGTTGGTGGGGAACTGGGAGTGGCGCAAGAAGGACGAGACGATTGGCGACAACTTCAGACAGGCCGGCTTCGATGTGGAGCATACGCGGATTGCGAAGTATGTCGAGCTGTGTGAGCGGATTCAGGACCTGCCGCGGCATCTGGGACAGCATTCGGGCGGCATGGTGATCTGCCAGGGACAACTGAACAAGGTGGTGCCGCTGGAGCGTGCGTCCATGGCTGGACGGACGGTGCTGCAGTGGGACAAGGAAGATTGCAACGATCTGGGTCTGGTGAAGATCGATCTGCTTGGGCTGGGGATGATGGCGGTCATGAAGGATTGTCTCGATCTGATTCCGAGGCACTATGGGGAGGCGATCGATCTGGCGCATCTTCCGCAGAACGATACGGAGGTGTACGACACGCTCTGCCGCGCCGATACGGTGGGTATGTTTCAGGTGGAGAGCAGGGCGCAGATGGCCTCGATTCCGCGCAATGCGCCGCGGATTTTTTATGACCTGGTGGTGCAGGTGGCGATCATTCGGCCGGGGCCGATTGTGGGCAAGATGATGCATCCGTATATGCGGCGGAGGCAGGGGAAGGAGGCGGCGACTTGCATTTTGCCGGAGCTGGAACCTGTGTTGCGGCGCACGCTGGGGGTTCCGCTGTTTCAGGAGCAGCTTCTACGGATCGCGATGGTGGTGGGGAACTTCAGCGGGACGGAGGCGGAGGAGTTGCGCAAGGCTGTGGGGATGCGCCGCTCGTGGAAGCGGATGGAAGAGCTGATGGTGAAGCTGCGGGCCGGGATGGTGGTCAATCAGATCGCTGAGGAGACGCAGGAGGTGATCGTGCAGAGCATTCAGTCATTCGCGCTGTATGGGTTTCCGGAGTCGCATGCGGCGAGTTTTGCGCTGATTGCGTATGCTTCGGCTTACTTTAAGGTGAAGTATCTGGCGGCGTTTACATGCGCGATGCTGAACAACCAGCCGATGGGGTTTTATACGCCGGCAGTACTGGTGAAGGATGCGCAGCGTCATGGGCTGCGGGTGCGCCCGGTGGATGTGCAGAGTTCCCATACGGAATGCACCGTGGAACATGAGGAGGATGGGTCGCTTTCTCTGCGGCTGGGGCTGCTCTACGCGCGTGGGCTGAAGAGGCAGACGGCGGATATGCTGGTTCACATCCGGCGGCATACGGGAGCCTTCAAGAGCGTGGAGGATCTTGCGTTGCGGGTTCCTACGCTGAACCGGAGCGATCTTGCGCAACTGGCGCGGATTGGGGCTATGAATGCATTGGGCGAGGTGGCGCATCGGCGTGAGGCTATCTGGCAGGTGGAACAGGTGAGCCGTCCGGTGGGACCTTTGCTGCGACAGCATGAGGCGGCTCCTGTGTCGACGCGGTCTCCTTTGCGGATGATGAAGACGGAAGAGCGGCTGATGGCGGACTATGCAGGCACGGGGCTGACGACGGGGCACCATCCGATGGCGTATCGGCGTATGGAGTTGCGGCGGATGGGGGTGCTTTCAGCGGTGGAGTTGCAGCGAGAGCCTGATGGGCGCAGGGTGATTGCCGCTGGGGCCATCATTGCGCGGCAACGACCGGGCACGGCGCTGGGTTTCATCTTTCTTTCGATGGAAGATGAGACGGGTATCGCCAATATCGTGATCCACCCGGAGCTCTATGAACGGGACCGGGTGATTGTGACGCGGGGAAAGTTTTTGAAGGTTACCGGGAAGCTGCAGAACCAGGATGGTGTGGTGCATGTGAAGGCGGAGCGGGTAGAGCGGCTGGAAGCCGTGGCGATCGAGGTGCGGTCGCATGACTTCCATTAG